The Alkalihalobacillus sp. TS-13 genome includes a window with the following:
- a CDS encoding transglutaminase domain-containing protein, producing the protein MNKWLTHSLMVLLLVLSACSPQSSADKTTEEPKDEYTALAEEKNNDQDLKKIELGRYAEEVGATLSSPKYQSFHVNSSFSIKGKVKDTSKFTSDYVMIKVQSEKESPDGEKEFEYFTPINDGTFEQKVQLFNGKGKYEVKVSLPDDRTENYFKRLAEFEVTNVNPKVKRDVMTRIPALEHDLKLENLPSGFFEEDEFFTLNGTVEDAEMIMVKVDKENESSKVMIPVAKDGTFAKEIPLFYGKGVHKATIMTPDEERENYYNEAAVILVDNQSEKTYTPIKYSKVYQELGYSLEYPKVGGEETDLSYPIKGEINPDAPYADQTEVVFVSTKKGEDEAMYSIPVEDYKFDGEVFLRFGPGEYEVSVFAPDFERSNGDYRSFTGLANFMLKGTAEDKRNLLPSKGIQSDHPEIESLAGELTNGKTEEREKAKAVYEYVAKNVTYDVDKLNNESFEFDDSALKTLNEKTGVCEDYSYLTIALLRASGMEARMVTGRATFSFARHAWVETKVDGKWLLMDPTWGSGYLKDDKFVKEYTDKYFDQDPKEFDKDHSREDIQY; encoded by the coding sequence ATGAATAAATGGTTGACGCACAGCTTGATGGTGCTGCTGTTGGTCTTGTCGGCGTGCAGCCCACAGTCTTCTGCAGATAAAACAACAGAAGAACCAAAGGATGAATACACGGCATTAGCAGAAGAGAAAAACAACGATCAAGACCTTAAAAAGATTGAACTTGGCCGTTATGCGGAAGAAGTAGGCGCGACGTTGTCTTCACCGAAATATCAATCTTTCCATGTGAATTCTTCTTTTAGCATAAAAGGAAAGGTGAAAGACACAAGTAAGTTTACTTCAGATTACGTCATGATCAAAGTACAAAGTGAAAAAGAGAGCCCGGACGGGGAGAAAGAATTCGAATATTTTACTCCAATTAACGATGGAACCTTCGAGCAAAAGGTTCAGTTGTTTAATGGAAAAGGAAAATATGAAGTGAAAGTCAGTCTGCCAGATGATCGCACTGAAAATTACTTTAAAAGACTTGCTGAATTCGAAGTAACGAACGTGAATCCGAAAGTGAAGAGAGATGTTATGACCAGGATCCCTGCCCTGGAACATGACCTTAAGCTCGAAAACCTCCCAAGCGGTTTCTTTGAAGAAGATGAATTTTTTACATTGAACGGAACCGTGGAAGATGCGGAAATGATCATGGTCAAGGTGGATAAAGAAAATGAATCCTCCAAAGTCATGATTCCTGTCGCAAAAGACGGAACTTTTGCTAAAGAGATCCCGCTTTTCTATGGAAAAGGAGTTCATAAAGCAACGATCATGACTCCAGATGAAGAGCGAGAAAACTATTATAACGAAGCAGCCGTCATTCTCGTAGACAATCAATCTGAAAAAACGTATACACCGATCAAATATTCAAAGGTTTATCAAGAACTAGGGTATTCCCTGGAATACCCGAAAGTCGGTGGAGAGGAAACTGATCTTTCTTATCCGATAAAAGGGGAAATCAATCCGGATGCTCCATATGCTGATCAGACAGAGGTTGTATTCGTCAGTACCAAGAAAGGGGAAGACGAGGCGATGTACAGCATCCCGGTGGAAGATTACAAGTTTGATGGAGAGGTCTTTCTTCGATTCGGGCCGGGAGAATATGAGGTAAGTGTGTTTGCGCCAGATTTTGAACGTTCGAACGGCGATTACAGGAGTTTCACAGGTTTGGCGAACTTCATGCTGAAAGGAACAGCAGAAGACAAAAGGAACCTTCTTCCATCAAAAGGCATCCAATCTGACCACCCTGAAATCGAATCATTAGCAGGAGAACTAACTAATGGAAAAACTGAGGAAAGGGAAAAAGCGAAAGCGGTCTATGAATATGTAGCGAAGAATGTGACTTATGACGTCGACAAGCTGAACAATGAATCGTTCGAATTCGATGACAGTGCATTAAAAACATTGAATGAAAAAACGGGCGTCTGTGAAGATTACTCTTATCTTACGATTGCTTTGTTGCGGGCGAGCGGAATGGAAGCAAGGATGGTGACTGGTAGAGCGACCTTCTCTTTTGCAAGGCACGCATGGGTAGAAACGAAAGTCGATGGAAAATGGCTTCTGATGGATCCGACTTGGGGCTCCGGATACTTGAAAGACGACAAATTCGTAAAGGAATATACCGATAAATATTTTGATCAGGACCCAAAAGAATTTGATAAGGACCACAGCCGGGAGGACATACAGTACTAA